The proteins below come from a single Bordetella genomosp. 11 genomic window:
- the pstA gene encoding phosphate ABC transporter permease PstA, which produces MSSHAFLPDTLSPAPTRERFPAMAAARRRGDAVFTLLCLVAFALVVLPLASILWTVFARGADALTWSVFTEVTNGISGGLLNAIEGTLVLSLGALAWAAPAGVAAGIYLAEHGHGAWAAIVRFLADVLVGVPSIVLGYVSYITMVVWLGWQFSVLAGVITLGVLVLPYIVRFTELSMRQNPPALRESAYALGCREYVATLRILLPAARSGVVTGILLSLAISVGETAPLIYTVGWSNYLWTGRLTQEPIGYLTYVIWSFINQPFPSAHALAYAAAVLVVAVVLAIKILARVLLRRRGG; this is translated from the coding sequence ATGTCATCGCACGCCTTCTTACCCGACACGCTCTCGCCGGCGCCAACGCGTGAGCGCTTCCCCGCCATGGCGGCCGCGCGCCGTCGCGGCGATGCCGTCTTCACACTGCTGTGCCTGGTGGCATTCGCGCTGGTGGTCCTTCCGCTGGCCAGCATATTGTGGACGGTGTTCGCGCGCGGCGCCGACGCGCTGACCTGGAGCGTCTTCACCGAAGTCACGAACGGCATCAGCGGCGGCCTGCTGAACGCGATCGAAGGCACGCTGGTGCTCAGCCTGGGCGCGCTGGCGTGGGCCGCGCCGGCCGGCGTGGCGGCCGGCATCTACCTGGCCGAGCACGGCCACGGCGCATGGGCCGCCATCGTGCGCTTCCTGGCGGACGTGCTGGTGGGGGTGCCTTCCATCGTGTTGGGCTACGTCAGCTACATCACGATGGTGGTCTGGCTGGGTTGGCAATTTTCCGTCCTGGCGGGCGTGATCACGCTGGGCGTTCTGGTGCTGCCCTACATCGTCCGCTTCACCGAGCTTTCCATGCGGCAGAATCCGCCGGCGCTGCGCGAGTCCGCGTACGCGCTGGGTTGCCGGGAATACGTCGCCACGCTGCGCATCCTGCTTCCCGCCGCGCGCTCCGGCGTCGTTACCGGCATTCTGCTGTCGCTGGCGATCTCGGTGGGCGAGACCGCGCCGCTGATCTACACCGTCGGGTGGTCCAACTATCTGTGGACCGGCAGGCTGACGCAGGAGCCCATCGGCTACCTGACCTATGTCATCTGGAGTTTCATCAACCAGCCGTTTCCTTCGGCGCATGCGCTCGCCTATGCCGCGGCGGTGCTGGTGGTGGCGGTGGTGCTGGCCATCAAAATCCTGGCCAGGGTGCTGTTGCGCAGGCGCGGTGGCTGA
- a CDS encoding ArnT family glycosyltransferase, with product MWFVDRMVWPALAGIWALRLFAMAAMPFVDTSEPRYAEIARLMAASGDWITPWFAPDVPFWGKPPLAFWMQALFIKMFGLSELAIRLASLPPMIGMLWLGHVLARRMISRDAAVWWLLIFSTMLLPAATAGAVLTDPYLAFAVTLSMVSFLLARHTAGRGWGYAFFAGLAIGLLAKGPVAVVLVAGAIVPWLLWCRLFAPADARPARRLPWIGGILLVAVLALPWYAAAELKTPGFLRYFILGEHFYRFVDPGWKGDMYGSAHDSAYGAIWLQWLVASLPWGILGLLALAWRCRRWTTVRERLPAVLRDTRWTYLLAWSLATPLFFTFSGNILWTYVLPALPPVALLIAAAVPAASRPAMRRAILACVAVVPLAFAVVALAAILSPERFKTEKGLVAKAASMQAPGEPLYFVGRVPFSGRFYSRGTARAVPLERLGDVIAPAGGRVFVAVARDDEGEAVARLPRDARVVHVSRLRLLFVTGEPRGAP from the coding sequence ATGTGGTTCGTCGATCGAATGGTCTGGCCGGCGCTGGCCGGTATATGGGCCCTGCGCCTGTTCGCCATGGCTGCGATGCCCTTCGTGGATACGTCCGAACCGCGCTATGCGGAGATCGCCCGGCTGATGGCGGCATCGGGCGATTGGATTACGCCCTGGTTCGCGCCGGACGTGCCATTCTGGGGCAAGCCGCCGCTGGCCTTCTGGATGCAGGCGCTGTTCATCAAGATGTTCGGCCTGTCGGAATTGGCCATACGGCTGGCATCGCTGCCGCCCATGATCGGCATGCTATGGCTGGGCCATGTGCTGGCGCGCCGCATGATATCGCGCGACGCGGCGGTGTGGTGGCTGCTGATCTTCAGCACCATGCTATTGCCGGCGGCGACGGCGGGCGCGGTGCTGACCGATCCCTATCTGGCCTTCGCCGTTACCTTGAGCATGGTGTCGTTCCTGCTGGCGCGGCACACGGCCGGGCGGGGCTGGGGCTATGCCTTCTTCGCTGGATTGGCCATCGGACTGTTGGCAAAGGGCCCGGTCGCCGTGGTCCTGGTGGCGGGCGCCATTGTTCCCTGGCTGCTGTGGTGCCGGCTCTTCGCTCCCGCGGACGCGCGCCCCGCGCGGCGCCTGCCCTGGATCGGCGGCATACTGCTGGTCGCCGTGCTGGCGCTGCCCTGGTATGCCGCCGCGGAACTCAAGACGCCCGGCTTCCTGCGTTATTTCATCCTGGGCGAGCACTTCTACCGCTTCGTGGATCCCGGATGGAAAGGCGATATGTACGGCTCGGCCCATGACAGCGCCTACGGGGCCATCTGGCTGCAATGGCTGGTCGCGTCGCTGCCCTGGGGCATCCTGGGATTGCTGGCGCTTGCCTGGCGCTGCCGGCGCTGGACTACCGTCCGCGAGCGCCTGCCCGCGGTCCTGCGCGACACGCGCTGGACCTACCTGCTGGCCTGGTCGCTGGCGACGCCCCTGTTCTTTACTTTCTCGGGCAATATCCTTTGGACCTATGTGCTGCCGGCGCTGCCGCCGGTGGCGCTGTTGATCGCCGCCGCCGTGCCCGCCGCATCCCGGCCGGCCATGCGCAGGGCCATTCTGGCCTGCGTGGCGGTGGTGCCGCTGGCTTTCGCGGTGGTGGCGCTGGCGGCGATCCTCAGTCCCGAACGGTTCAAGACGGAGAAAGGCCTGGTGGCCAAGGCCGCCTCCATGCAGGCGCCCGGCGAACCCCTTTACTTTGTCGGGCGCGTGCCGTTTTCGGGGCGGTTCTATTCGCGCGGCACCGCGCGGGCCGTCCCGTTGGAGCGGCTGGGCGATGTCATCGCGCCGGCGGGCGGCCGGGTTTTCGTGGCGGTTGCGCGCGACGACGAGGGCGAAGCCGTCGCCCGCCTGCCGCGCGACGCGCGCGTCGTCCACGTCAGCCGGCTGCGCCTGTTGTTCGTGACGGGCGAGCCGCGCGGCGCGCCTTAG
- the nirD gene encoding nitrite reductase small subunit NirD: MHAPDTPQAGWRPVCHRRDLVGNSGVVALVDDAQIALFYVPGNEGQTLYAIDNRDPKSGANVLGRGIVGHLGGELVVASPLYKQHFRLRDGLCVEYPEHRLRTWRARFNGDVVETLADAAS, from the coding sequence ATGCATGCACCCGATACCCCCCAGGCCGGCTGGCGCCCCGTCTGCCACCGCCGCGACCTGGTCGGCAACTCCGGCGTCGTCGCCCTGGTCGACGACGCCCAGATCGCCCTGTTCTACGTCCCCGGCAACGAAGGCCAGACCCTGTACGCGATCGACAACCGCGATCCGAAGTCCGGCGCCAACGTACTGGGCCGGGGCATCGTCGGCCACCTGGGAGGAGAGCTGGTGGTGGCCTCGCCCCTGTACAAGCAGCATTTCCGCCTGCGCGATGGACTCTGCGTGGAATATCCCGAACACCGCCTGCGCACCTGGCGCGCGCGGTTCAACGGGGATGTCGTCGAAACGCTGGCGGATGCCGCGTCCTAG
- a CDS encoding GNAT family N-acetyltransferase: MKRLQLKSGAQSAPVDNTPPRYSILPIAPAHIDGYRRALDTVARERRHLSFLEAPPSEQTRAFVMNNIASRHPHFVALVGREVVGWCDIVPLSQQGFTHTGVLGMGVHPEWRGKGIGKALLTATLAAAATLQLTRVELEVYAGNTVARALYQSCGFVEEGIKRQARCLDGRYEDIVIMARLPD; this comes from the coding sequence ATGAAACGCCTGCAACTCAAATCCGGCGCGCAGTCCGCGCCCGTCGACAACACGCCGCCCCGCTACAGCATCCTGCCCATCGCGCCCGCCCATATCGACGGCTATCGGCGGGCACTGGACACCGTGGCGCGCGAACGCCGGCATCTAAGCTTCCTGGAGGCGCCGCCGTCGGAACAGACACGCGCTTTCGTGATGAACAACATCGCGTCGCGCCATCCGCACTTCGTGGCGCTGGTCGGACGCGAGGTCGTGGGCTGGTGCGACATCGTTCCCCTGAGCCAACAGGGCTTCACCCATACCGGCGTGCTCGGCATGGGCGTTCACCCGGAGTGGCGTGGCAAAGGCATCGGCAAGGCCCTGCTTACCGCCACCCTGGCCGCCGCCGCCACGCTGCAACTCACGCGCGTCGAGCTCGAGGTCTACGCGGGCAACACGGTGGCCCGCGCGCTGTACCAGTCCTGCGGCTTCGTCGAGGAAGGCATCAAGCGCCAGGCCCGCTGCCTGGACGGGCGCTACGAAGACATTGTCATCATGGCGCGGCTGCCGGACTGA
- the phnE gene encoding phosphonate ABC transporter, permease protein PhnE, with product MSRVLPASGPSPVLSRTRTVYPALLAILLIAVFVQACIVVQARPQDLITGVHGMADILARSLPPAFDQFMPSLQPALETVDLAIFGTVFGVLLAFPLAVLAAANVTPSRPLYVAARTVIGVCRVVPDLVWALLFVTAVGLGPFPGALALAVHSVGMLGRLFAEVIEDMDMGPVEALTLTGASRMQVFTHAVVPGVLPSLLGISLFRFDENLRSSLVLGFVGAGGIGFQLLTAMNLFQYQTVSFLLVMTFVLVVCAERMSAFLRSRVS from the coding sequence ATGTCCCGCGTCCTGCCCGCTTCCGGCCCGTCCCCCGTCCTGTCCCGGACACGTACCGTCTATCCGGCCCTGCTGGCGATCCTGCTGATTGCCGTGTTCGTCCAGGCCTGCATCGTCGTCCAGGCACGGCCGCAGGACCTGATCACCGGCGTGCATGGCATGGCCGACATCCTTGCGCGCTCCCTGCCGCCCGCCTTCGACCAGTTCATGCCCAGCCTGCAGCCGGCGCTGGAAACCGTGGACCTGGCCATCTTCGGCACGGTGTTCGGCGTCTTGCTGGCCTTCCCGCTGGCCGTGCTGGCCGCCGCCAACGTGACGCCATCCCGACCGCTGTACGTCGCGGCGCGGACGGTAATCGGCGTATGCCGGGTGGTGCCCGACCTGGTGTGGGCCTTGCTGTTCGTGACGGCGGTGGGGCTGGGACCCTTCCCGGGGGCCCTGGCGCTGGCCGTTCATTCGGTGGGGATGCTGGGCCGCCTTTTCGCCGAGGTGATAGAGGACATGGATATGGGCCCCGTCGAGGCCTTGACGCTGACCGGCGCGAGCCGGATGCAGGTGTTCACGCACGCGGTGGTGCCGGGCGTGCTGCCCTCGCTGCTGGGCATCAGCCTGTTCCGCTTCGACGAGAACCTGCGGTCTTCGCTGGTGCTGGGTTTCGTCGGGGCCGGCGGCATCGGCTTCCAGCTGCTGACGGCGATGAACCTGTTCCAGTACCAGACGGTCTCGTTCCTGCTGGTGATGACGTTCGTGCTGGTGGTCTGCGCCGAACGCATGTCCGCCTTCCTGCGCAGCCGCGTGAGTTGA
- the nirB gene encoding nitrite reductase large subunit NirB yields the protein MNAAHPTHPAQTLVVIGNGMVGHHLVEQLIEQGALDRYRILVYGEESRRAYDRVHLSEYLAGRDAESMAMSDAAFYERPGVTLRLGTRVQEIDRRNREIVTDEGRQPYDKLVLATGSFPFVPPVAGAEGTAGLVYRTLDDLDLIREAAAGARRGVVVGGGLLGLEAANSLKTLGLEVHVVEFAPRLMPVQLDDFGGAALKSRIQALGASVHLSRSTQAIKPGLRYRHSMRFAEGEPLETDLVVFSAGIRPRDGLGRTAGLAVGERGGVVIDDHCRTSDEHIYAVGECALWNGMVFGLVAPGYQMARTAAAHLCGGDAQPFSGADMSTKLKLLGVDVGSIGDAHGKTAGAVSYRYIDEAGASYRRLVVSGDGKRVLGAVLVGDNSYYDTLLQYAQNGIAPPADPASLILPAGEGAPALGPDALPATATICSCHNVSKGAVCAAIDDGCTDLASIKSCTKASTGCGGCSALLKQVFEHELSRRGVAVDKSLCEHFAYTRQELYGMVRVEGIESFEELLARHGRGKIGCDICKPAVASILASCWNRPIQDPSLVPLQDTNDTFMANMQKNGTYSVVPRIPGGEVTPDGLLAIASIAKKYNLYTKITGGQRIDLFGAQLHELPDIWEALIAAGFETGHAYGKATRTVKSCVGSTWCRYGVQDSVRMALDIENRYKGLRAPHKLKFAVSGCTRECAEAQSKDVGVIATEKGWNLYVCGNGGMRPRHAELFATDLDDATLIRYIDRFLMFYIRTADKLQRTSVWRDSLEGGLDYLKAVIIDDSLGLGAELEAQMQLVVDRYECEWANALKDPEKLKRFRTFVNDRRADPDIRFVQERGQPRPARPDEIRAIPIVEEIA from the coding sequence ATGAACGCAGCGCATCCCACGCATCCCGCCCAAACCCTGGTCGTGATCGGCAATGGCATGGTCGGCCATCATCTCGTCGAACAACTGATCGAGCAAGGCGCGCTCGACCGCTATCGCATCCTTGTCTATGGCGAGGAAAGCCGCCGCGCCTACGATCGCGTGCACCTGTCGGAATACCTTGCCGGGCGCGACGCGGAATCCATGGCGATGAGCGATGCGGCCTTCTACGAGCGTCCCGGCGTGACCTTGCGCCTGGGTACGCGCGTGCAGGAAATCGACCGCCGCAATCGCGAGATCGTCACGGATGAAGGCCGCCAGCCCTATGACAAGCTGGTGCTGGCCACGGGCTCCTTTCCGTTCGTGCCGCCCGTGGCCGGCGCCGAAGGCACGGCCGGATTGGTGTATCGCACCCTGGACGACCTGGACCTGATCCGCGAGGCGGCCGCCGGCGCCCGCCGCGGCGTGGTCGTGGGCGGCGGCCTGCTGGGCCTGGAAGCCGCCAACTCGCTGAAGACCCTGGGCCTGGAAGTGCATGTGGTGGAGTTCGCGCCGCGCCTGATGCCGGTGCAGCTGGACGATTTCGGCGGCGCCGCGCTGAAGTCGCGCATCCAGGCGCTGGGCGCCAGCGTGCACCTGTCGCGCTCCACGCAGGCGATCAAGCCCGGCTTGCGCTATCGCCACAGCATGCGATTCGCGGAAGGCGAGCCGCTGGAAACCGATCTGGTCGTGTTCTCTGCGGGTATACGGCCGCGCGACGGATTGGGACGTACCGCCGGCCTCGCGGTGGGCGAACGCGGCGGCGTCGTCATCGACGACCATTGCCGCACCAGCGACGAACATATCTATGCCGTGGGCGAATGCGCGCTGTGGAACGGCATGGTGTTCGGCCTGGTGGCGCCGGGCTACCAGATGGCGCGCACGGCCGCGGCCCATTTGTGCGGCGGCGATGCGCAACCCTTCAGCGGGGCGGATATGTCGACCAAGCTCAAGCTGCTGGGCGTGGACGTCGGCTCCATCGGCGATGCCCATGGCAAGACTGCCGGCGCGGTCAGCTATCGCTACATCGACGAAGCCGGCGCCAGCTACCGCCGCCTGGTCGTTTCCGGCGACGGCAAGCGCGTGCTGGGCGCGGTACTGGTGGGCGACAACAGCTATTACGACACCTTGCTGCAATACGCGCAAAACGGCATCGCGCCACCCGCCGATCCCGCCAGCCTGATCCTGCCGGCCGGCGAAGGCGCGCCCGCGCTGGGGCCGGACGCCCTGCCGGCCACCGCCACCATCTGCTCCTGCCACAACGTCAGCAAGGGCGCGGTCTGCGCCGCCATCGACGATGGCTGTACGGACCTCGCATCCATCAAGTCCTGCACCAAGGCATCCACCGGCTGCGGCGGATGCTCCGCCCTGCTCAAGCAGGTCTTCGAACATGAACTGTCGCGCCGTGGCGTGGCGGTCGACAAAAGCCTGTGCGAGCACTTCGCATACACGCGGCAAGAGCTCTACGGCATGGTCCGCGTCGAAGGCATCGAAAGCTTCGAGGAGCTGCTGGCGCGCCACGGACGCGGCAAAATAGGCTGCGACATCTGCAAGCCCGCCGTCGCCTCCATCCTCGCCTCCTGCTGGAACCGGCCCATCCAGGATCCCAGCCTGGTCCCGCTGCAGGATACGAACGACACCTTCATGGCCAACATGCAGAAGAACGGCACGTACTCGGTGGTGCCGCGCATCCCGGGCGGCGAAGTCACGCCGGACGGATTGCTGGCCATCGCGTCCATCGCCAAGAAGTACAACCTTTACACGAAGATCACCGGCGGCCAGCGCATCGACCTGTTCGGCGCGCAGTTGCACGAGCTGCCCGACATCTGGGAGGCGCTGATCGCCGCCGGCTTCGAGACCGGACACGCCTATGGCAAGGCCACCCGCACGGTGAAGTCCTGCGTGGGCAGCACCTGGTGCCGCTACGGCGTGCAGGACAGCGTCAGGATGGCCCTGGACATCGAAAACCGCTACAAGGGCCTGCGCGCGCCGCACAAGCTGAAGTTCGCGGTGTCCGGCTGCACGCGCGAATGCGCGGAAGCGCAAAGCAAGGATGTCGGCGTGATCGCCACCGAAAAGGGCTGGAACCTGTACGTGTGCGGCAACGGCGGCATGCGGCCGCGCCATGCGGAGCTGTTCGCCACCGATCTGGACGACGCCACCCTGATCCGCTATATCGACCGCTTCCTGATGTTCTATATCCGTACCGCGGACAAGCTGCAGCGCACGTCGGTATGGCGCGACTCCCTGGAAGGCGGCCTGGACTACCTGAAGGCCGTCATCATCGACGACAGCCTGGGATTGGGCGCCGAACTGGAAGCGCAGATGCAGCTGGTCGTCGACCGCTACGAATGCGAATGGGCGAACGCCCTGAAAGACCCGGAAAAACTCAAGCGCTTCCGCACCTTCGTGAACGACCGGCGTGCCGACCCGGACATCCGCTTCGTGCAGGAGCGCGGCCAGCCCCGGCCGGCCCGGCCGGATGAAATCCGCGCCATCCCCATCGTCGAGGAGATCGCCTGA
- the pstC gene encoding phosphate ABC transporter permease subunit PstC produces MRLFRIGLGCFAALVPLALLSLFVFLAVYAWPAIRFNGLHFLVSDTWSLGNLYADPVMRDGQAVPAGAHYGIWVFIVGTLASSAIALVIAVPMGIGVGLFVSEYTPPAVRHVFAQIVEVLAMVPSVVYGLWGLEVLAPLVYRNIAPLIAKVFFFVPFLSARAGSGYGLLTAGLVLVLMVLPVISSTLLEAMQRVPRELRESTMALGATRTEMVRKILLPAVRVPLIGSAMLAMGRALGETMAVLMVSGGALNYLPNTLYSPITSMAAFIASQLDSALQDPSGMAVRSLAEIALVLLVISVIVNVIARLLTRHALAGANA; encoded by the coding sequence ATGCGACTCTTCCGTATCGGTCTTGGATGCTTCGCCGCGCTCGTGCCGCTGGCGCTGTTGTCCCTGTTCGTCTTCCTTGCCGTCTATGCGTGGCCGGCGATCCGCTTCAATGGCCTGCATTTCCTGGTCTCCGATACCTGGAGCCTGGGCAATCTGTACGCCGATCCCGTGATGCGGGATGGACAGGCGGTCCCGGCCGGCGCGCATTACGGCATCTGGGTGTTTATCGTCGGTACGCTGGCCAGCTCCGCCATTGCGCTGGTCATCGCGGTGCCCATGGGGATCGGGGTGGGGCTGTTCGTCTCCGAATACACGCCGCCGGCGGTGCGCCATGTCTTCGCGCAGATCGTCGAGGTCCTGGCCATGGTCCCCAGCGTCGTCTACGGCCTGTGGGGCCTGGAAGTGCTGGCGCCGCTGGTCTACAGGAACATCGCGCCCCTGATCGCCAAGGTCTTTTTCTTCGTTCCGTTCCTTTCGGCGCGCGCCGGCTCCGGCTATGGCCTGTTGACGGCCGGCCTGGTCCTGGTGCTGATGGTGCTGCCCGTCATTTCGAGTACCTTGCTGGAAGCCATGCAGCGGGTGCCGCGCGAGCTGCGCGAATCGACCATGGCGCTGGGCGCCACGCGGACCGAAATGGTGCGCAAGATCCTGCTGCCGGCCGTGCGCGTGCCCTTGATCGGCTCCGCGATGCTGGCCATGGGGCGGGCGCTGGGCGAGACCATGGCGGTACTCATGGTCAGCGGCGGGGCGCTGAACTATCTGCCCAATACCCTCTACAGCCCCATCACCAGCATGGCGGCCTTCATCGCCTCGCAGCTGGACAGCGCCCTGCAGGACCCCAGCGGCATGGCCGTGCGGTCGCTGGCGGAGATCGCGTTGGTTCTGCTGGTCATTTCGGTCATCGTCAATGTCATCGCACGCCTTCTTACCCGACACGCTCTCGCCGGCGCCAACGCGTGA
- a CDS encoding phosphonate ABC transporter ATP-binding protein, with protein sequence MEMALDATLLGSGPGPSAFERSMAADRHGRLTVRELSMRYADGHLALDRFDLSVRAGEMVVILGSNGCGKSTFMKCVVGLNRPTGGSVEVAGRDLATLTGKALRAARMPIALISQNANLVKRRSVLANVCAGTLGRHRTLASMCGRIPRVEVEPALGFLDEVGLLHLASQRAGTLSGGQAQRVAIARALAQRPHVLLADEPVASLDPEAADEVMRLLRRLSTDDGLAVVCVLHQPELATKYADRLVGLRRGRMQFDDPASRVSMQRISSLYAS encoded by the coding sequence ATGGAAATGGCCCTGGACGCTACGCTGCTGGGCTCCGGTCCGGGCCCCTCGGCGTTCGAGCGGTCCATGGCCGCGGATCGCCACGGACGCCTGACGGTGCGCGAGCTCTCGATGCGCTATGCCGATGGGCATCTGGCGCTGGATCGCTTCGACCTGTCGGTGCGGGCCGGCGAGATGGTGGTGATCCTGGGCAGCAACGGCTGCGGCAAATCGACCTTCATGAAGTGCGTGGTGGGCCTGAACCGGCCCACCGGCGGCTCGGTCGAGGTTGCCGGACGCGATCTCGCGACGTTGACGGGCAAGGCGCTGCGGGCAGCGCGCATGCCGATCGCGTTGATTTCGCAGAACGCGAACCTGGTCAAGCGCCGCAGCGTCCTGGCCAATGTCTGCGCCGGCACGCTCGGACGGCATCGCACCCTGGCCTCGATGTGCGGCCGGATACCGCGCGTCGAGGTCGAACCGGCGTTGGGTTTCCTGGATGAAGTGGGCTTGCTGCACCTGGCAAGCCAGCGGGCGGGCACGCTCTCCGGCGGCCAGGCGCAGCGCGTGGCCATCGCGCGCGCGCTGGCGCAGCGGCCCCATGTGCTGTTGGCCGACGAACCCGTCGCCAGCCTGGACCCGGAAGCCGCCGACGAAGTCATGCGCCTGCTGCGCCGCCTGTCCACCGACGACGGGCTTGCCGTGGTGTGCGTCCTGCATCAGCCGGAGCTCGCGACGAAGTACGCCGACCGCCTGGTGGGCCTGCGGCGCGGCCGCATGCAGTTCGACGATCCCGCATCCCGGGTATCCATGCAGCGCATCTCCAGCCTCTACGCTTCCTGA
- a CDS encoding phosphate/phosphite/phosphonate ABC transporter substrate-binding protein, with amino-acid sequence MKLLKISATLALFCGLANGAHAAGTCPVDGPVRFGVEPYESSQRLLPVYTDLAKLIGSKIGCDVTLYLATSYNAEIEAMRNKKLEFAQFGPLGYVLAHQVAQAQAVASFVGPNGKPATYYASIVTWPGSGISTIADVKGKSFAYSDPASTSGHLFPAYGLRKNGIDPDHGVKAIYAGSHTASYEALRNHKVQSGELNSEEISSAKLHNEYDPKGFVTLWKSDEIPLDPLVVRGDLPADFKARLTAVLQSLDFRELPEADQKFLAANATPALKTVPQTDDSYNLIRDLVSTLKIDLTKL; translated from the coding sequence ATGAAACTCCTGAAAATCTCCGCCACCCTCGCGCTCTTCTGCGGCCTGGCCAACGGCGCGCACGCCGCCGGCACCTGTCCCGTGGATGGCCCCGTCCGCTTCGGTGTCGAGCCCTACGAGTCCTCGCAGCGCCTGCTGCCCGTGTATACCGACCTGGCGAAGCTGATAGGGAGCAAGATCGGCTGCGACGTGACGCTCTACCTCGCGACGAGCTACAACGCCGAGATCGAGGCCATGCGCAACAAGAAGCTGGAGTTCGCGCAGTTCGGCCCGCTGGGCTACGTCCTGGCGCACCAGGTGGCGCAGGCGCAGGCCGTCGCCAGTTTCGTCGGCCCGAACGGCAAGCCGGCGACCTACTATGCCTCGATCGTGACCTGGCCCGGCTCGGGCATCTCCACGATCGCCGACGTCAAGGGCAAATCGTTTGCCTATTCGGATCCGGCTTCGACTTCGGGCCACCTGTTTCCCGCCTACGGCCTGCGCAAGAACGGTATCGATCCGGATCATGGCGTCAAGGCGATCTACGCGGGCAGCCATACCGCTTCCTACGAGGCACTGCGCAACCACAAGGTGCAATCCGGCGAGCTGAACAGCGAAGAGATTTCCAGCGCCAAGCTGCACAACGAATACGATCCGAAGGGCTTCGTGACCTTGTGGAAATCCGATGAGATTCCTCTGGATCCGCTGGTGGTGCGCGGCGACCTGCCGGCGGACTTCAAGGCCAGGCTGACCGCCGTCCTGCAATCGCTGGACTTCCGCGAATTGCCCGAGGCCGACCAGAAGTTCCTGGCCGCCAACGCGACCCCCGCGCTGAAGACGGTGCCGCAGACGGACGATTCCTACAACCTGATCCGCGATCTGGTATCGACGCTGAAAATAGACCTGACCAAGCTATGA